A window of the Longimicrobium sp. genome harbors these coding sequences:
- a CDS encoding DUF4397 domain-containing protein: MLCAGTLLGLAACSDDKGVTEGGPPPPAALVRFLNTVTDTGTVDLRFVDKVESLPTMQGIAFRGASGLYQRVEPGARNARVFPTSTNIDLTQIRLVDTTVTFVADNRYTLVYAGRANANQDRLAVIADDMVLPTPPANNIALQVLHAATGVANVDVYITPAGAANNPNPIANAVAVVRNVAFLGKSAYVNVPVRPTSGDNLYQFTVTAAGSTTPLFTARPNQPGAMPPAGATYGPQPGVQITGSVMTAVLTSGSVPGTRQSTAATQTPNVVLLIDKALNP, translated from the coding sequence GTGCTTTGCGCAGGAACCCTGCTGGGGCTTGCCGCCTGCAGCGACGACAAAGGCGTGACCGAGGGCGGGCCCCCGCCGCCGGCCGCCCTGGTCCGCTTCCTCAACACGGTGACTGACACCGGCACCGTGGACCTCCGCTTCGTGGACAAGGTGGAAAGCCTTCCCACGATGCAGGGTATCGCCTTCCGCGGAGCGAGCGGGCTCTACCAGCGCGTGGAGCCGGGCGCCCGCAACGCCCGCGTCTTCCCCACCTCCACCAACATCGACCTCACCCAGATCCGCCTGGTCGACACCACGGTGACCTTCGTGGCGGACAACCGGTACACGCTGGTGTACGCCGGCCGCGCGAACGCCAACCAGGACCGCCTGGCGGTGATCGCCGACGACATGGTCCTTCCCACGCCTCCGGCCAACAACATCGCGCTCCAGGTGCTGCATGCCGCCACGGGTGTGGCCAACGTGGACGTGTACATCACGCCGGCCGGTGCGGCGAACAACCCCAACCCGATCGCCAACGCGGTGGCGGTGGTGCGCAACGTCGCGTTCCTGGGGAAGAGTGCCTACGTGAACGTGCCGGTTCGCCCCACCTCGGGCGACAACCTGTACCAGTTCACGGTGACCGCCGCCGGCTCCACTACGCCGCTCTTCACGGCGCGGCCGAACCAGCCGGGCGCCATGCCCCCCGCGGGCGCCACGTACGGCCCGCAGCCCGGGGTGCAGATCACGGGCTCGGTAATGACCGCCGTGCTCACGAGCGGCTCGGTGCCGGGCACCCGCCAGTCCACCGCGGCCACGCAGACGCCGAACGTGGTGCTGCTGATCGACAAGGCGCTGAATCCGTAA